From the genome of Amycolatopsis camponoti:
CAGGAACCATAGGAGAGTGTTGGACGGTACGGAAGAAGGCACTTTTCGGTGACGGGGGAACCAGATGGTGACCAAGCAGGACGCGGACCTTTCCCGCGCGGATTCGCTGGCGCGCGAGATCTTTTCCGACGTCGCCAACAAGTGGGCGTTCCTGATCATCGAGACCCTCGGTGACCGCACCCTGCGCTTCAGCGAGCTGCGGGACGCGGTCGAGGGCATCAGCCACAAGATGCTCACCCAGAACCTGCGCATGCTGGAGCGCAACGGGCTGGTCGAGCGCGAGGTGCACCCGACCGTGCCGCCTCGCGTCGAGTACACCCTCACCGAACCGGGTCAGGGGCTGCGCGCGACCGTCGACAGCATGTGCGGCTGGACGCAGCGCTACCTCGCGGACATCGAAGCCGCCCGCGGCCGTTTTGCCCGTTGACGGACGGGCCACCGCGACGCACCATAGACCGGTCTACGGTCCAGTGCCGGTCCGAAGGGAACGCCCATGCTCGAAGATGTCCGCCCTCGCGTCCGGCTGTTCGGCGAACTCCTGGCGCACTGGGCGCGGGAACGCCCGGGCGACACCGCGCTGATCTTCGGTGAGCAGTCCTGGACCTGGGCGGAGTTCGACGAGCGGGTCCGCCGGCTCTCGGGCGCCCTCGCGAAAGCCGGTGTCGGAAAGGGCGACCGCGTCGCGTTCGTCGACAAGAACCACCCCGCCTGCCTGGAAACGACGTTCGCGGCGGCGGGGATCGGGGCGGCCAACGCCGTGGTGAACTGGCGGCTGTCCGGCGACGAACTGGCCTACGTCCTCGACGACTCGGGCGCGAAGGTCGTGTTCGTCGGCACGGACCTGCTGCCCGTCCTCGACGGGATCCGCGACCGGCTGCCCGCCCTCGAGCGCGTGGTGGTCCTCGACGAATACGAGCCGTTCCTGGCGAGCGCCGAGCCGCACACCGGGTCCGGGCTCGACGAGGACGACGGCGTCCTGGTCATGTACACCAGCGGGACCACCGGCTTCCCGGAGGGCGCGGTGCTCACGCACCGCAGCGTCCTCGCCCACGGCCTCGCCGCGGGCACCGCGTTCCCGATCAGCCCGGGCGACGTCAACCTCGTCGCGATGCCGCTGTTCCACGTCGGCGGCAGCTGCTACGCCGTTTCCGGGTTCCTCTACGGCGAACCGTCCTTCCTGACCCGCGAGCCGGACGCGGCGTCGCTGTTCGCGGCGCTGCGGGCCGGGATCACGCACGCCTTCCTGGTGCCCGCCGTGGTCGCCGGGATCGCGCAGGGCGGCGAGGCCGCGCTCACGGCGTTCTCCCGGCTGAAGTACCTCTGCTACGGCGCGTCGCCGATGCCGCTCCCGCTGCTGCGCACGGTGCTGGCGGCCTGGCCGGACGTCCGGTTCGCGCAGGTCTACGGCATGACCGAGCTGTCCGGCGCGGTCACCGCGCTCGACCCGGAGGCGCACCGGGACGCCTCGCGCCCCGAGCGGCTCGCGTCGGCGGGCACCGCACTGTCCGGTGTGGACATCCGGATCGTCGACCCGGTGACGCTCGAGGACAGTGCCACCGGCGAGGTCTGGATCCGCACCGAGCAGCGGATGGCGGGCTACCTGGGCAAACCCGAGGCGACCGCGGAGACCATCGTGGACGGCTGGGTGCGCACCGGCGACGTCGGCCGGCTCGACGACGGCGGGTTCCTGTTCCTCGAGGACCGCGTCAAGGACATGATCATCACCGGCGGCGAGAACGTCTACTCGCCGGAGGTCGAGCGCGTCGTCGCGGAGTTCCCCGGCGTGGCCGAGGTGGCGGTGATCGGCGTGCCCGACGACCGGTGGGGCGAGCAGGTCAAGGCCGTCGTCGCCGGTGAAGGGCTCGACGCCGACAAGCTCATGGAGTTCTGCCGTGAGCGGCTGGCACATTTCAAGTGCCCGCGCAGCGTCGACGTCGTGGCGGCCCTGCCGCGCAACGCGACCGGCAAGATCCTCAAGCGCTCGCTGCGCGAACCCTATTGGCGGGACCGGGACCGGAACGTCTGATGCCCTCGGTCACGCGGCAGGCGTACTTCGCGGCCGCCCTGGACGTGCTGGCGGAACACGGCTTCACCGAGCTGAACGTCGGCCGGCTGTGCCGCGACCTCGGCGTGACGAGCGGGTCGTTCTACCACCACTTCGGCGGCTGGCCGGGCTTCGTGGAGCAGCTCCTGGACCACTGGGAGAACCGGCAGGTGCTCTTCCTGCGCGAGCGGAACTTCGGCAGCGGCGGGCCGTCGGCGGACTTCGCCGCGCTGATGGACCTGACGCTCGGGTTGCCGCACGAGGCCGAGGCCGCCATCCGCGCGTGGGCGGCGAACGACGAAGCCGTGCGGGCGGCGCAGAAACGCGTCGACTCCGCGCGGCTGCGGACGGTCGGCAAGGCGGTCAAGGGCATCGTCGGCGACCGCGAACTCGCGCGGACGCTGACGTCCCTGGGCATGGCGATGCTGGTGGGGCACCAGCAGCTGGCGTCGGCGGGGGAGCACAGCGAGCTGGCGACGCTGCTGGCCGAGTACACGCGGCTGGTGCACGCCCGCGCCTCGTGAGTGAGAAACTGGGTTAGAACACTGTTTCTCACTCACGACCTCTTCAGGCGTTGCCGAGGATCCGGGTCACCGCGATCTCCAGCACCACGCGCTGCGGGTTCGGCTTGGGCTGCCGGTAGCGCGCGGCGTAGCGGTTTTCCGCGTCCCGCACCGAGTCCGGGTCGTCGCGCAGCACCGCGCGTCCCTCCAAAGTGGACCACTTCGGGCCCTCCAGCTGGCAGACCGCGACCGGGACGCCGTCGGTGCCCGCGGCCCGGATCAGCCGGGCCTTGACGGACGTGCCGAAGGTGATCACGCGGGCGAGGCCGGCGTCGAAGTCCACGGTCACGCCGACCGCGACGACGTGCGGGGTGCCGTCCGGCCGGACCGTCGTCAGGGTGGCCAGCCGGCGTTCGGTCCAGAAGGCGCGGAAGTCCGCGCCGCGGTCGATCTTCATGTGGTCCACGCTAGTCCGTCCGGGTGGCCGAACGGTGGTGAGGCCACTCACGGTAATAGTAAGGAAAGTTTCCTAACGGTCTTGACCTGGTCTTGAACCTTCTGTCAGGCTCTGATCGCCCTCGCCGCAGCCAACGATGACTGTCTTTACGGAGGACCGATGAAGAGAATCGTCCGGGCGGTGGTGGCCACGGCCGCGCTGGCCGCCGGGCTGCTGAGCGTGCCGGCGACCGCGTCCGCCGCGGGTACCCCGTACGTGCCGGGAACCCTGCGGCCGTCCGTGTCGCAGGCCACGCAGGACCAGGCGCTGCAGAAGTACTACGACTTCTGGAAGAAGAACTTCCTCACCACCAAGTGCGGCAGCGGCACCTACGCGGTGCTGTCCAAGGACGCCGACCACGCCTTCGTCGCCGAGGGCGAGGGCTACGGCATGACGATCTCGGCGATGATGGGCGACAAGGACCCGGCGGCCCGCTCGATCGTCGACGGGATCCTGAAGTTCGTGAAGGCGCACCCGTCGGTCAACAACAAGGACCTGCACGCGGCCGAGCAGAACTCGAGCTGCAAGAGCGTCAACGGCAGTGACTCGGCCACCGACGGCGACCTCGAAATCGCCTACGGCCTGCTGATCGCGGACAAGAAGTGGGGCAGCACGGGCTCGGTGAACTACAAGGCCGAGGCCGTCCGGATCATCAACGCCATCAAGAAGAGCGAAGTCAACAACAGCACCAAGTTCACGCTGCTCGGCGACTGGGGCAACGACGCGGAGTACAAGAACAGCTCGCGGTCGTCGGACTGGATGCCGGGACACCTGCGGGCCTTCGCGGCGGCGACCGGCGACAGCTTCTGGGACCAGGTCCGGACCCGGTCGGAGACGGCGGTGAGCCAGCTGCAGTCGTCGTACGCGCCGAACACCGGCCTGCTGCCGGACTTCGTGGTCGGCACGAACTCGACGCCCAAGCCGGCGCCGGGGAACTTCCTCGAGGGCCCGAACGACGGCAAGTACAGCTGGAACGCC
Proteins encoded in this window:
- a CDS encoding winged helix-turn-helix transcriptional regulator — protein: MVTKQDADLSRADSLAREIFSDVANKWAFLIIETLGDRTLRFSELRDAVEGISHKMLTQNLRMLERNGLVEREVHPTVPPRVEYTLTEPGQGLRATVDSMCGWTQRYLADIEAARGRFAR
- a CDS encoding acyl-CoA synthetase gives rise to the protein MLEDVRPRVRLFGELLAHWARERPGDTALIFGEQSWTWAEFDERVRRLSGALAKAGVGKGDRVAFVDKNHPACLETTFAAAGIGAANAVVNWRLSGDELAYVLDDSGAKVVFVGTDLLPVLDGIRDRLPALERVVVLDEYEPFLASAEPHTGSGLDEDDGVLVMYTSGTTGFPEGAVLTHRSVLAHGLAAGTAFPISPGDVNLVAMPLFHVGGSCYAVSGFLYGEPSFLTREPDAASLFAALRAGITHAFLVPAVVAGIAQGGEAALTAFSRLKYLCYGASPMPLPLLRTVLAAWPDVRFAQVYGMTELSGAVTALDPEAHRDASRPERLASAGTALSGVDIRIVDPVTLEDSATGEVWIRTEQRMAGYLGKPEATAETIVDGWVRTGDVGRLDDGGFLFLEDRVKDMIITGGENVYSPEVERVVAEFPGVAEVAVIGVPDDRWGEQVKAVVAGEGLDADKLMEFCRERLAHFKCPRSVDVVAALPRNATGKILKRSLREPYWRDRDRNV
- a CDS encoding TetR/AcrR family transcriptional regulator — translated: MPSVTRQAYFAAALDVLAEHGFTELNVGRLCRDLGVTSGSFYHHFGGWPGFVEQLLDHWENRQVLFLRERNFGSGGPSADFAALMDLTLGLPHEAEAAIRAWAANDEAVRAAQKRVDSARLRTVGKAVKGIVGDRELARTLTSLGMAMLVGHQQLASAGEHSELATLLAEYTRLVHARAS
- a CDS encoding TIGR03618 family F420-dependent PPOX class oxidoreductase, which gives rise to MKIDRGADFRAFWTERRLATLTTVRPDGTPHVVAVGVTVDFDAGLARVITFGTSVKARLIRAAGTDGVPVAVCQLEGPKWSTLEGRAVLRDDPDSVRDAENRYAARYRQPKPNPQRVVLEIAVTRILGNA
- a CDS encoding glycosyl hydrolase family 8, coding for MKRIVRAVVATAALAAGLLSVPATASAAGTPYVPGTLRPSVSQATQDQALQKYYDFWKKNFLTTKCGSGTYAVLSKDADHAFVAEGEGYGMTISAMMGDKDPAARSIVDGILKFVKAHPSVNNKDLHAAEQNSSCKSVNGSDSATDGDLEIAYGLLIADKKWGSTGSVNYKAEAVRIINAIKKSEVNNSTKFTLLGDWGNDAEYKNSSRSSDWMPGHLRAFAAATGDSFWDQVRTRSETAVSQLQSSYAPNTGLLPDFVVGTNSTPKPAPGNFLEGPNDGKYSWNACRDPWRLGADAITAPGSAATAQVRKMNTWIKSATGGDPAKIQSGYSLSGSKVESGQHPCFTAPFAVAAMTDAGSQAWLDKLWTAVSSWSPDATDYYGTGITVQVLLILSGNYVAA